In a genomic window of Balnearium lithotrophicum:
- the nuoI gene encoding NADH-quinone oxidoreductase subunit NuoI, which translates to MGILKKVTFPDLLKGMSITLKTMFKPVVTVHYPFEKVEPRKRFRGIHALKLNPDGSYRCEACFLCAEMCPSNVIDMEMTEGKDGRKELVDFTVDLTRCLFCGLCVEACPRDAIVMTDIYEFSKYTKDKLILHKDDLLELGRYYQEWERKRR; encoded by the coding sequence ATGGGTATTTTGAAAAAGGTAACGTTTCCCGACCTGCTAAAGGGGATGTCGATAACCCTTAAAACGATGTTCAAACCTGTCGTTACTGTTCACTATCCCTTTGAGAAGGTAGAGCCGAGGAAGAGGTTTCGGGGAATTCATGCTTTAAAACTGAACCCGGACGGTTCCTACAGGTGTGAGGCCTGTTTCCTGTGCGCAGAGATGTGTCCAAGTAACGTTATAGATATGGAGATGACAGAGGGGAAGGATGGAAGGAAGGAGTTGGTTGATTTCACCGTAGACCTAACGAGGTGTCTCTTCTGCGGCCTGTGTGTTGAAGCCTGTCCGAGGGATGCAATTGTAATGACGGACATCTACGAGTTCTCAAAGTACACTAAAGACAAGTTAATCCTCCACAAGGATGACCTTTTGGAGCTTGGACGATACTACCAGGAGTGGGAGAGGAAGAGGAGATGA
- the nuoD gene encoding NADH dehydrogenase (quinone) subunit D, which yields MERERADLILNMGPQHPSTHGVLRLVVELKGERIVNSDAIIGYVHRGVEKLAETRKYMQILPVFDRVDYVSANTNELGFVLAVEKLLGIEDKIPERAQFLRVIMAELTRISSHLIWLGTHALELGAMSIFLYAFREREKVLDLFEEIAGGRLHTGYMRIGGVAADTTPKFLEELEEFLELFPKKIDEYEDLLTENRVWLSRTKGVGVIDRETAVNWGITGPTLRATGCDYDVRKYYPYCVYDRINFKVPVYTQGDVYARYRVRMEEMRESVKIIRQCLEMMPEGPVQIEDTTIILPPKEEVYNTMVGLIQQFELVIHGITPPKGEVYAAVEGPRGELGYYIVSDGTNKPYRLRIRPPSLINIAILPQLLKNHYVADVISIIGSLDPLMGEVDR from the coding sequence TCCGATGCGATTATCGGTTACGTTCACAGGGGTGTCGAGAAGCTTGCAGAGACGAGGAAGTACATGCAGATACTTCCCGTCTTTGATAGGGTGGATTACGTATCGGCGAATACAAACGAGTTGGGCTTTGTACTTGCAGTTGAGAAGCTTTTGGGTATTGAGGACAAAATTCCAGAGAGAGCCCAGTTTTTAAGGGTAATAATGGCCGAGCTTACACGTATATCCTCCCACCTCATATGGCTTGGAACCCATGCATTAGAGCTCGGAGCAATGAGCATTTTCCTCTATGCCTTTAGGGAAAGGGAGAAGGTTTTAGACCTGTTTGAGGAGATTGCGGGAGGAAGACTTCATACGGGATACATGAGAATAGGTGGCGTTGCTGCAGATACGACTCCAAAGTTTCTCGAGGAGCTTGAGGAATTCTTGGAGCTCTTTCCTAAAAAGATTGATGAGTACGAGGATTTGCTGACTGAAAACAGAGTATGGCTCTCAAGAACCAAGGGAGTCGGAGTAATAGACAGGGAAACTGCTGTTAACTGGGGAATTACAGGTCCAACGTTGAGGGCTACCGGCTGTGATTACGATGTGAGGAAGTACTACCCTTACTGCGTTTACGATAGGATTAATTTTAAGGTTCCCGTTTACACTCAAGGGGACGTTTACGCCCGTTACAGGGTAAGAATGGAGGAAATGAGGGAATCTGTAAAAATCATAAGACAGTGTTTAGAGATGATGCCGGAAGGTCCTGTTCAGATAGAGGATACGACTATCATTCTTCCTCCAAAGGAGGAGGTCTACAACACAATGGTAGGGCTGATTCAACAGTTTGAGCTTGTGATTCACGGAATTACTCCCCCTAAAGGTGAGGTTTATGCAGCGGTTGAGGGTCCAAGAGGGGAGCTTGGTTACTACATAGTTAGCGATGGAACAAACAAACCTTACAGGTTGAGAATCAGGCCACCTTCACTGATAAACATAGCAATTCTTCCACAGCTCCTTAAAAACCACTACGTTGCAGATGTTATATCGATAATAGGAAGCCTTGACCCTCTTATGGGAGAAGTTGACAGATGA
- the nuoF gene encoding NADH-quinone oxidoreductase subunit NuoF: MERLLLRNIDRENSNSIETYLSNGGYLSLRKALREMSPGDVIEEVKRSGLRGRGGAGFPTGMKWEFAAADIKEPKFFVCNADEGEPCTFKDRLIIEKDPHALIEGMLIGAYATGCRYGYIYLRGEYPVGRKILERAIGEAYDKGFLGENILGTEFSFDLYIHSGAGAYICGEETALINSLEGRRGEPRIKPPFPVNAGYLWKPTVVNNVETLANIPLIIERGGDWYASIGSPDCPGPKLYPVSGKVKRPGVYELPMGTPLSEIIYEHAGGIVGDRKLKAVFPGGASSSVLTSEEIDVPMDFPSLAKAGTMLGSGAVMVLDETDCIVRASLRLIKFFRHESCGKCTPCREGTDWLVRIVSRIEEGLGSEDDLDTILDISSVMENSFCGLGMAAHNPVVSSVRKFKDEFLKHIKLGRCPFRRS, from the coding sequence ATGGAAAGACTTCTCCTTAGGAATATAGACAGGGAAAATTCCAATTCGATAGAGACCTATCTTTCCAACGGCGGATATCTGTCCTTGCGAAAGGCTCTAAGGGAAATGTCACCTGGGGATGTTATTGAGGAAGTTAAGAGGAGCGGTTTGAGAGGAAGAGGGGGAGCAGGTTTCCCCACCGGGATGAAGTGGGAGTTTGCAGCTGCAGATATTAAGGAACCGAAGTTCTTCGTCTGTAACGCTGATGAGGGAGAGCCGTGTACATTTAAGGACAGACTTATCATTGAGAAGGACCCCCATGCCCTCATAGAGGGAATGCTCATAGGTGCCTATGCAACGGGGTGCCGCTACGGTTACATCTACTTGAGAGGAGAGTATCCAGTAGGGAGGAAAATTCTCGAAAGGGCAATTGGAGAGGCTTACGATAAGGGCTTTTTAGGCGAGAATATATTAGGAACGGAGTTCTCATTTGACCTTTACATCCACAGTGGAGCTGGAGCTTACATTTGCGGTGAGGAAACGGCTCTCATTAACTCCCTTGAGGGAAGGAGAGGAGAGCCGAGGATAAAACCCCCCTTTCCGGTTAATGCAGGGTACCTTTGGAAACCTACCGTGGTCAACAACGTAGAGACCCTTGCCAACATTCCACTCATAATTGAAAGGGGAGGAGATTGGTACGCATCCATTGGCTCTCCAGACTGTCCGGGTCCCAAGCTTTATCCCGTAAGTGGTAAGGTTAAGAGGCCCGGAGTTTACGAGCTTCCAATGGGAACTCCTCTTTCAGAGATAATATACGAACACGCTGGTGGAATAGTAGGAGACAGAAAACTGAAGGCAGTCTTTCCGGGAGGTGCATCGAGCTCCGTTTTAACCTCCGAAGAGATAGACGTCCCTATGGACTTTCCTTCACTGGCTAAGGCTGGTACGATGCTCGGCTCCGGTGCTGTTATGGTTTTAGACGAAACGGACTGTATAGTAAGGGCTTCTTTAAGGCTCATAAAGTTCTTCAGACACGAATCGTGCGGTAAGTGTACTCCCTGCAGGGAGGGGACAGACTGGCTCGTTAGAATTGTAAGTAGAATAGAGGAAGGTTTGGGAAGTGAGGACGACCTTGATACCATCTTGGACATTTCATCGGTTATGGAGAACTCCTTCTGCGGCCTTGGAATGGCAGCCCACAACCCTGTTGTTTCCTCTGTCAGGAAGTTTAAGGATGAATTTTTAAAGCACATTAAACTTGGAAGATGCCCCTTTAGGAGAAGCTGA
- a CDS encoding 2Fe-2S iron-sulfur cluster-binding protein, translated as MESFKIIIDGKECEAYPGETVLEVAERNGIAIPVFCYHKELRPEGACRVCLVEVEGAPRLVTACTLKAMPDMVVRTNTERVRKARAGVIELILNNHTLECPICDKSGECELQMTGFRFGPKKSRYKEPRREKDIVIKGPLIEIDNDRCILCRRCIRMCGENMGNRVLGILNRGYKAYISPFNGDFVESGCEHCGSCVDVCPVGSLLDRAFKYKDRPWRMEKTWTTCSFCGSGCKVEIDTYHGKVKRAVGRIGINDGHNRGYLCVRGKWGWDVIYSDKRLNSPLLRENGELKKIAIDEALEVLKENVLGKRANLFIESSLTNEELEKIASVFGTENVASDAYGYYQFLSGIAEVTGEFKTDPISSIYETDVILYIGDFLEEINPVVSTLLRLAVIQKGKRLFRVGTFPSKLDSVSFSSLTVPQWELIDTLKHLIVGTIDTNYSSNVKEVDSFIKALRGKSVTIVVGGTVFFSPDSKDLGKTVAYLSDRFSRSSIIAVPPKANSLKVAELFELKHPKELDGEVNVIFNAEIERDFPGVKIDESKFTVVFTSFYTHDLSYADLVIPIETWIEKEGTLKGISGTLKLNTALEYNYKLLDVLSSLPSGTVEVKEKRVEVKKEPGVSRIKREEILLTVLINRTGWNSVSYYSSNVSRVLGERVLLLNPKDFSGEGMALLKTEAGEVIVPTKVDEGIPEGHAVLRVERLTRDVSQIVPEFPFLSGIKCSLKEA; from the coding sequence ATGGAGAGCTTTAAGATAATCATAGATGGAAAGGAGTGTGAGGCTTATCCGGGAGAAACTGTTTTAGAAGTTGCTGAAAGGAACGGGATAGCCATACCTGTTTTCTGCTATCACAAGGAGCTCCGTCCCGAAGGAGCGTGTAGAGTCTGTCTCGTTGAGGTTGAGGGAGCTCCCCGCTTGGTTACTGCGTGCACACTGAAAGCAATGCCTGACATGGTTGTGAGGACAAACACAGAGAGGGTTAGAAAGGCAAGGGCAGGTGTCATTGAGCTCATTCTCAACAACCACACGTTAGAGTGTCCAATCTGTGATAAGTCTGGAGAGTGTGAACTCCAGATGACCGGCTTTAGGTTTGGTCCCAAGAAGTCAAGGTACAAGGAGCCTCGAAGGGAAAAGGACATAGTTATAAAGGGTCCTCTGATTGAGATAGACAACGACAGGTGTATCCTCTGCCGCCGCTGCATAAGAATGTGTGGCGAGAACATGGGGAACAGGGTTTTAGGAATCCTTAATAGAGGTTACAAAGCATACATATCTCCCTTTAATGGGGATTTTGTTGAAAGTGGATGTGAACACTGTGGAAGCTGTGTTGACGTCTGTCCCGTTGGTTCACTTCTCGACAGGGCCTTTAAGTACAAGGACCGCCCGTGGAGAATGGAGAAGACCTGGACAACGTGTTCGTTCTGCGGTAGTGGGTGCAAGGTTGAGATAGATACGTACCACGGAAAGGTAAAGAGGGCTGTTGGAAGAATAGGAATTAACGATGGACACAACAGGGGATACCTCTGCGTTCGTGGAAAGTGGGGCTGGGATGTTATTTACTCTGATAAGAGGTTGAATTCTCCTCTTTTAAGGGAAAATGGAGAACTCAAAAAAATAGCAATCGATGAGGCATTGGAGGTTCTGAAGGAGAACGTTTTAGGGAAAAGGGCAAATCTCTTTATTGAGAGTTCTTTAACAAACGAGGAGTTGGAGAAAATTGCATCCGTTTTTGGAACGGAGAACGTTGCGTCTGATGCTTACGGTTACTACCAATTTTTAAGTGGAATAGCAGAGGTAACTGGGGAGTTTAAAACGGACCCTATTTCATCAATCTACGAAACCGATGTAATCCTCTACATAGGTGACTTTTTAGAGGAGATAAATCCCGTAGTCTCAACACTCTTAAGGCTTGCGGTAATTCAGAAGGGAAAGAGGCTCTTTAGGGTTGGAACGTTTCCATCAAAATTGGACTCCGTTTCGTTCTCATCGTTAACCGTTCCCCAGTGGGAGTTAATAGATACGTTAAAACACCTAATAGTTGGAACGATTGACACGAACTACTCCTCAAACGTTAAGGAGGTAGATTCATTTATAAAGGCTCTGAGGGGTAAGAGCGTTACAATCGTTGTTGGAGGAACAGTTTTCTTCTCTCCAGATTCTAAGGATTTGGGAAAAACTGTTGCCTACCTTTCGGATAGGTTCTCAAGGAGCTCCATAATTGCAGTTCCTCCAAAGGCAAATTCACTGAAAGTAGCAGAACTCTTTGAACTCAAACATCCTAAAGAGTTAGACGGAGAGGTTAACGTTATATTCAACGCTGAGATTGAGAGGGACTTTCCCGGAGTAAAAATTGACGAGAGCAAGTTTACAGTTGTCTTTACTTCCTTCTATACCCACGACCTCTCCTATGCAGACCTCGTTATTCCGATAGAAACGTGGATAGAGAAGGAGGGAACTCTAAAGGGGATTAGCGGAACGTTGAAATTAAACACAGCCCTTGAGTACAACTATAAACTCTTAGACGTTCTTTCCTCCCTTCCATCCGGTACAGTGGAAGTAAAGGAGAAAAGGGTAGAGGTTAAGAAGGAACCCGGTGTTTCAAGGATTAAGAGGGAGGAAATTCTCCTGACAGTTTTGATAAACAGAACGGGCTGGAACTCTGTTAGCTACTACTCAAGCAACGTTTCAAGGGTTTTAGGTGAGAGAGTTTTGCTGTTAAATCCTAAGGACTTTTCTGGTGAGGGAATGGCACTTTTGAAAACGGAGGCTGGAGAGGTAATAGTTCCAACGAAGGTAGATGAAGGAATACCGGAAGGACATGCCGTCTTAAGGGTTGAAAGGTTAACGAGGGATGTTTCTCAAATTGTTCCTGAGTTTCCCTTCCTAAGTGGAATTAAATGTAGCTTAAAGGAGGCATAA
- a CDS encoding complex I 24 kDa subunit family protein gives MTIEEFRREIRSLKEKGIYPSNKSYMLPSLWIAEKNFPAITKEIMRVISEELSVPLVEVEEAATFYAMYHTKPKGKYVIRVCTNLSCMLNGGEEILKEICNLLKVKPGETTPDGLFTVEEYECMGLCDGAPAVTVNEDRYLKVKPSDLPEILKKYGWKGENGKTSP, from the coding sequence ATGACAATTGAAGAGTTTAGAAGGGAAATTAGGAGTTTAAAGGAGAAGGGAATCTATCCCTCAAATAAGTCCTACATGCTACCCTCACTCTGGATTGCTGAAAAGAACTTTCCAGCAATTACAAAGGAGATAATGAGGGTTATATCCGAGGAGCTCTCAGTACCTTTGGTTGAGGTTGAGGAAGCTGCTACCTTTTACGCCATGTACCACACAAAGCCAAAAGGTAAGTACGTAATTAGAGTTTGCACGAACCTTTCCTGTATGTTGAACGGAGGGGAAGAGATACTCAAGGAGATTTGTAACCTTTTAAAGGTAAAACCTGGAGAAACTACTCCAGACGGCCTCTTTACTGTTGAGGAGTACGAGTGTATGGGGCTTTGTGATGGAGCTCCTGCAGTAACGGTAAACGAGGATAGATACCTAAAGGTTAAACCGTCAGACTTACCAGAAATTTTGAAAAAATACGGCTGGAAGGGAGAGAATGGAAAGACTTCTCCTTAG
- a CDS encoding Crp/Fnr family transcriptional regulator: protein MVKVELIRNFPLFRNFTEKELREISEYLDYKVFSKGEVLFEEGDPGDRIFFIVKGRVDLFRPDAFGNPVKVAVSQEGTPLGELSFFSNHFHSSRAVTPKETHVLILTREGYEKLKKEDPQLAIKLLEELAKVISERLKEMNKKFVDTTCFIWGGPKK from the coding sequence ATGGTAAAGGTTGAGCTGATAAGGAACTTTCCTCTTTTCAGGAACTTTACTGAAAAGGAGTTAAGGGAAATATCGGAGTATTTAGACTATAAAGTTTTTTCTAAGGGAGAGGTTCTATTTGAAGAGGGAGACCCCGGGGACAGGATATTTTTCATAGTAAAGGGGAGGGTTGACCTATTCAGGCCTGATGCCTTTGGAAATCCCGTGAAGGTTGCAGTAAGTCAGGAGGGAACTCCTCTGGGGGAACTCTCGTTCTTCAGTAACCACTTTCACTCATCAAGGGCAGTGACTCCCAAGGAGACCCACGTCCTGATTTTGACAAGGGAGGGTTACGAAAAGTTGAAGAAGGAGGACCCTCAGCTTGCCATTAAACTCCTGGAGGAACTTGCAAAGGTTATATCTGAAAGGCTAAAGGAGATGAACAAGAAGTTCGTAGATACAACCTGCTTCATCTGGGGAGGACCTAAAAAGTGA
- the nuoH gene encoding NADH-quinone oxidoreductase subunit NuoH — protein MIENFLSLTFVVVLMLVAVPPITYLERKVLGHMQQRPGPMVVGFHGLLQPLADAIKLIFKEDIIPRGTDRFLFMFAPSFSIFAALLAASVVPIGFIQAVPMKSSLLFVVAMSAVSIYALILAGYSSNDKYSFLAGMRAAAQVLGYELPLGFALMAVVILFGSFDFKEIVNWQLKHGWGILYQPIAFLIFLFTMVAEIGRPPFDLPEGESELVGGFHTEYSGMRFAAFFFGEYINIIVLSLVVTLLFFGGWSGPLADKYPLLGVVYHLLKAGFFIFLTFWLRATFPRYRFDQMLSIMWKVLLPVSIINLFVAAVEALIVG, from the coding sequence GTGATTGAGAACTTCCTTAGTTTAACATTCGTTGTTGTTCTCATGTTAGTAGCCGTTCCTCCGATTACTTACCTTGAGAGAAAGGTTTTAGGGCACATGCAGCAAAGACCTGGGCCTATGGTAGTTGGATTTCACGGTTTACTTCAACCTCTTGCCGATGCCATAAAACTGATATTCAAGGAGGACATTATTCCAAGGGGAACTGATAGGTTTCTCTTTATGTTTGCTCCCTCGTTCAGCATTTTTGCAGCTCTACTTGCTGCCTCTGTCGTTCCAATAGGTTTTATTCAGGCCGTCCCGATGAAGTCATCCCTCCTCTTTGTAGTGGCGATGAGTGCCGTTTCAATATACGCACTGATTCTTGCAGGTTACTCCTCAAACGACAAATACTCCTTCTTAGCTGGAATGAGAGCTGCTGCCCAGGTTTTGGGCTATGAACTTCCGTTGGGATTTGCCCTTATGGCTGTGGTTATTCTATTTGGCTCATTTGACTTTAAAGAGATTGTCAACTGGCAGTTGAAGCACGGCTGGGGAATTCTGTACCAGCCCATTGCCTTTCTTATTTTTCTCTTTACAATGGTTGCAGAGATTGGAAGACCACCGTTTGACCTGCCAGAGGGGGAGAGTGAACTTGTAGGTGGTTTCCACACAGAGTACTCAGGAATGAGGTTTGCAGCCTTTTTCTTCGGTGAGTACATAAACATAATCGTTCTCTCCTTGGTTGTTACACTCCTATTCTTCGGCGGTTGGAGTGGTCCCCTTGCGGATAAGTACCCTCTTCTTGGTGTAGTTTACCACCTCTTGAAGGCGGGATTTTTCATCTTCCTAACGTTCTGGCTCAGGGCAACATTTCCAAGGTACAGGTTTGACCAGATGCTCTCGATTATGTGGAAGGTTCTGCTTCCGGTTTCAATAATAAATCTCTTTGTTGCAGCTGTAGAAGCTCTTATTGTGGGGTAA